In Trichoplusia ni isolate ovarian cell line Hi5 chromosome 7, tn1, whole genome shotgun sequence, a single genomic region encodes these proteins:
- the LOC113495872 gene encoding trithorax group protein osa — protein MDAGAADPLRVARPEEGEEKPKPTENQDDGYETSNSGEAARRKPSSAEGSPAPPAEPSPPPDPPYEPLMRHYEPEPEPYRHFEPPAPPPPQPEPQYQHFPFPKYGGDPYAFKREPEVAYDMSQHHQYGAPGKRDAHEDMYNGIKRECDDPYSFVEEEAMCAMLAAPQHHAVPPHLQHHDHHHMLHPQQMLLAQPKKRGRKKKIKDENGMEIKVEPGMEGALAPRPVKERKKHDRFNGMSEEEVSRRTLPDHLAENLDIIIIGINPGLFAAYKGHHYAGPGNHFWKCLYLSGLTREQMSADEDYKLLNFGIGFTNMVARPTKGSADLTRREIKEGSAILLEKLQTFRPKVAVFNGKLIYEVFSGKKDFCFGKQPDTIAGTNTYMWVMPSSSARCAQLPRAADKVPFYAALKKFRDFLNGLVAHVDEAELVFPDNTSRRPQEEMEIRRLTMEPEPGDTIILEDGTEVPLKKKRGRPKKVKLENGEVAPPTPRAPRQPRPPPAPDAADQPPKKKRGRPKKIRPEEQQFLLQHQQHQQQQQSSALVSQGGALAGLQPLHAHGAHAGHAGHAHALPHDQGYLAAVSGDFPPQLPSPGLLYPHQQHQQLTNDAGNYFQQQPPNSGMDSPLDVGSALGGLSRGYSSPGGPGGPGAGYAGSPRAVYASPRSQGYSPSPARPAGTPQPQEQTLLHQFPSSPAAFSAPSPPRAGAGAGYGSPAARAAPFSGRSPLYAHSPAPYPHQQAQQSPAPQARFSQSPHPHHPHPYSHSPAPQSQARPYSRSPAPVSGGGTTPFPAASPAGGLHSYTPSPAHTPYSQHSSPAPSRTPTYTDSHHFAPQGGSGTSGSGSGYGGELSHEIGAAISSPAPVSPGMAALDFEPPRDPRDDAERDHSPMGSTDMHPGSNSNSSLSDYNKTSGGSDMSPAGVVGANTFGGALYEGEQRLQYSHLHHTHSPAPLDKQDHYYRQDQGSGVGDSPRLDQMHQHPSSMYPSNFNSRSTPPSGSGDGFPAAFRPPDAPHTPHADHAPHTPHHHQPGSPGEYAGAVKPKAQDVASKSLSGLESLVDQIPSIAEGPGGAAAAGAGPGPSPAPDQAPAAVAALPDYAPALYPPYGAYGGAAYGNNGYGGPFVGYGGGWGTAVMRPTPGYLSEWQYGYPAGVPAGYAPYNAPYYNGYAGPPPAHHQQAHYLSAPPLLELHKNGEHSGGVPAVPAVPSVPSVGFGGFC, from the exons GGAGGAGGGCGAAGAGAAGCCGAAGCCGACGGAGAACCAGGACGACGGGTACGAGACGAGCAACAGCGGCGAGGCGGCGCGCCGCAAGCCCTCGAGCGCGGAGGGCTCGCCCGCGCCGCCTGCCGAGCCCTCGCCGCCGCCCGACCCGCCGTACGAGCCCCTCATGCGGCACTACGAGCCCGAGCCGGAGCCCTACCGGCACTTCgagccgcccgcgccgccgcctccGCAGCCCGAGCCGCAGTACCAGCACTTCCCCTTCCCCAAGTACGGCGGCGACCCGTACGCCTTCAAGCGCGAGCCCGAGGTGGCGTACGACATGAGCCAGCATCACCAGTACGGCGCGCCCGGCAAGCGCGACGCGCACGAAGACATGTACAACGGCATCAAGCGCGAGTGCGACGACCCCTACTCCTTCGTGGAGGAGGAGGCCATGTGCGCCATGCTGGCGGCCCCGCAGCACCACGCCGTGCCGCCGCATCTGCAGCACCACGACCACCACCACATGCTGCACCCGCAGCAGATGCTGCTCGCGCAGCCCAAGAAGCGCGGCCGCAAGAAGAAGATCAAGGACGAGAACGG CATGGAGATAAAGGTGGAGCCGGGCATGGAGGGCGCGCTGGCGCCGCGGCCCGTCAAGGAGCGCAAGAAGCACGACCGCTTCAACGGCATGAGCGAGGAGGAGGTGTCGCGCCGCACGCTGCCCGACCACCTCGCCGAGAACCTCGACATCATCATT ATCGGCATAAACCCGGGACTGTTCGCAGCGTACAAGGGGCACCACTACGCGGGCCCCGGGAACCACTTCTGGAAGTGCCTGTACCTGTCCGGCCTCACTCGGGAACAGATGAGCGCGGACGAAGACTACAAG CTGTTGAACTTCGGCATCGGTTTCACGAACATGGTGGCGCGGCCCACGAAGGGCTCCGCGGACCTGACGCGGCGCGAGATCAAGGAGGGCTCGGCCATCCTGCTGGAGAAGCTGCAGACCTTCCGCCCCAAGGTGGCCGTGTTCAACGGCAAGCTCATCTACGAGGTCTTCTCCGGGAAGAAGGACTTCTGCTTCGGCAAACAGCCTGACACCATAGCGGGGACTAACACT TACATGTGGGTGATGCCGTCGTCGTCGGCCCGCTGCGCGCAGCTGCCGCGCGCCGCCGACAAGGTCCCGTTCTACGCGGCGCTCAAGAAGTTCCGCGACTTCCTCAACGGGCTGGTCGCGCACGTGGACGAGGCCGAGCTCGTGTTCCCCGACAACACCAGCCGCCGCCCGCAGGAGGAGATGGAGATACGCAG ACTGACCATGGAACCGGAGCCGGGCGACACCATCATCCTGGAGGACGGGACCGAGGTGCCGCTGAAGAAGAAGCGCGGCCGGCCCAAGAAGGTGAAGCTGGAGAACGGCGAGGTGGCCCCGCCCACGCCGCGGGCCCCGCGCcagccgcgcccgccgcccgcgcccgacgCCGCCGACCAGCCGCCCAAGAAGAAGCGCGGCCGCCCCAAGAAGATCCGCCCTGAGGAGCAGCAGTTCCTGCTGCAGCACCAGCAGCATCAACAACAGCAACAG TCGAGCGCGCTGGTGTCGCAGGGCGGCGCGCTGGCGGGGCTGCAGCCGCTGCACGCGCACGGCGCGCACGCCGGGCACGCGGGCCACGCGCACGCGCTGCCGCACGACCAGGGCTACCTGGCCGCCGTGAGCGGGGACTTCCCGCCGCAGCTGCCCTCGCCCGGCCTGCTCTACCCGCACCAGCAGCACCAGCAGCTCACCAACGACGCCGGGAACTACTTCCAGCAGCAGCCGCCCAACTCAG GCATGGACTCCCCGCTGGACGTGGGGTCCGCGCTGGGCGGGCTGTCGCGCGGCTACTCGTCCCCGGGCGGGCCGGGCGGGCCGGGCGCGGGCTACGCGGGCTCGCCCCGCGCCGTGTACGCGTCGCCGCGCTCGCAGGGCTACTCGCCCAGCCCCGCGCGACCCGCCGGCACGCCGCAGCCGCAG GAGCAAACGCTTCTGCACCAGTTCCCGTCGAGCCCGGCCGCGTTCTCCGCGCCGTCGCCGccgcgcgcgggcgcgggcgcgggctaCGGCtcgcccgccgcccgcgccgcgcccttCAGCGGCCGCAGCCCGCTGTACGCGCACAGCCCCGCGCCCTACCCGCACCAGCAGGCACAG CAGAGTCCGGCCCCGCAGGCGCGGTTCTCGCAGTCCCCGCACCCACATCACCCACACCCCTACTCACACTCGCCCGCGCCACAG TCGCAGGCGCGGCCGTACTCCCGCTCGCCGGCGCCGGTGTCGGGCGGCGGCACCACGCCGTTCCCCGCGGCGTCCCCGGCGGGCGGGCTGCACAGCTACACGCCGTCGCCCGCGCACACGCCCTACAGCCAGCACTCGTCGCCCGCGCCCTCGCGCACGCCCACCTACACCGACTCGCACCACTTCGCGCCGCAG GGCGGCAGTGGCACGAGCGGCAGCGGCAGCGGCTACGGCGGCGAGCTGTCGCACGAGATCGGCGCGGCCATCTCGTCGCCGGCGCCCGTGTCGCCGGGCATGGCGGCGCTGGACTTCGAGCCGCCGCGGGACCCGCGCGACGACGCCGAGCGCGACCACAGCCCCATGGGCAGCACGGACATGCACCCGGGCTCCAACAGCAACTCGTCGCTGTCCGACTACAACAAG ACGTCGGGCGGCAGCGACATGTCGCCGGCCGGCGTCGTGGGCGCCAACACCTTCGGCGGCGCGCTCTACGAGGGCGAGCAGCGGCTGCAGTACTCGCACCTGCATCACACGCACAGCCCCGCGCCGCTCGACAAGCAGGACCACTACTACCGCCAGGACCAAG GTTCTGGTGTCGGAGACAGCCCTAGATTAGACCAGATGCACCAGCATCCATCGTCCATGTATCCTAGCAATTTCAATAG CAGATCGACGCCACCGTCCGGCTCGGGCGACGGCTTCCCTGCGGCGTTCCGGCCGCCGGACGCGCCGCACACGCCGCACGCAGACCACGCACCTCACACTCCACACCATCACCAGCCCG GTTCTCCCGGCGAGTACGCGGGCGCGGTGAAGCCCAAGGCGCAAGACGTAGCGTCCAAGTCACTGTCGGGGCTGGAGTCGCTGGTGGACCAGATCCCGTCCATCGCGGAGGGCCcggggggcgcggcggcggcgggcgcgggcccgGGCCCGTCCCCCGCGCCCGACCAGGCGCCCGCCGCCGTGGCCGCGCTGCCCGACTACGCGCCGGCGCTCTACCCGCCCTACGGCGCGTACGGCGGCGCCGCCTACGGGAACAACGG CTACGGCGGGCCGTTCGTGGGCTACGGCGGCGGCTGGGGCACGGCGGTGATGCGGCCGACGCCGGGCTACCTGTCGGAGTGGCAGTACGGCTACCCGGCGGGCGTGCCAGCGGGCTACGCGCCCTACAACGCGCCCTACTACAACGGCTACGCgggcccgccgcccgcgcaccaTCAGCAG GCTCACTACCTGTCGGCGCCGCCGCTGCTGGAGCTGCACAAGAACGGCGAGCACTCGGGCGGCGTGCCCGCCGTGCCCGCCGTGCCCAGCGTGCCCAGCGTGGGCTTCGGCGGCTTCTGCTAG